The genomic region AGTATTCTTCGGGGTTGAACGCACGGATCTCACGCTCACGCTCCACCACCAGCTTCACCGCGACCGATTGCACACGGCCGGCGGACAGGCCACGGGCGATCTTCGCCCATAGCAGTGGCGAGACCATATAGCCCACCACGCGATCGAGGAAACGACGGGCCTGCTGGGCGTTGACGCGATCAATATCCAGCTCCCCCGGCTTGGAGAAGGCTTCCTGGATGGCTTTTTTGGTGATTTCGTTGAACACCACACGCTTATAGCGGCTGTCATCACCGCCGATGGCTTCGCGCAGGTGCCAGGCAATGGCTTCCCCTTCGCGGTCCAAGTCCGTCGCGAGATAGATGGTGTCAGCATCCTTGGCGAGCCGGCGCAGCTCTTCGATGACCTTTTCCTTGCCCGGAAGGATTTCGTACTTGGCCTTCCAGCCATGGTCCGGGTCCACCCCCATGCGCGAGACCAGCTGCTTGCGCGCTTTCTCTTTAGGGCTGAGCACCGGACCTTCGCCCGCAGCCGCCTTGCCGCGCTTGGCGGCAGGCTCCTTGCTGGCGCTAGCCGAACCGCTGGTGGGCAGGTCTCGGATATGGCCGATACTCGACTTCACCACGTACTCGTTGCCCAAGTACTTGTTGATGGTCTTGGCCTTAGCCGGGGATTCCACAATGACCAGCGATTTGCCCATGGATCGGAAAGTTCCTGAATTCGAGAAGTGAAAGGCAGTTGGCGCCTGACGCGGCAACGCTATATATAGTGGCAACAAGGTGAGGTCAAGCGCAGCATTCTGCGCGACCTGCCGTTATTGCCCTTTAAAAAGACTGGGTTCGGCCTGGACCAAAGCAAAGCGCGGGACCTGCTCGCCGTCAACTTCGACGGTCTCCAGAAACATGCTCAAGGGGCGTACCCAAAAGCCGTATTCGCCATACAGTGCTTGGTAGAACACCACTTCTTCCTCGGTTTCAGAGTGGCGTGCCACGCTGAAAACGCGGTACTGCGGCCCCTTATAATGCTGGTAGAGCCCTGGTTCGACTTTCATGCTCTGGCCCCTTACAAAATTTGTTGAAAAAAAATATTAAAAAGTTTCAAAAAACAAAAACCGGGGCACTGGGCCCCGGCTTCCGTCAACGAAACGCTTAGACGCGTTCGAAGACGGTGGAAATGCCTTGGCCGAGACCAATGCACATGGTTGCAACCCCAAGATTGCCGCCATTTTGCTTCATCACATTAAGCAAAGTGCCGGAGATACGTGCACCGGAGCAACCGAATGGGTGGCCCAGGGCAATCGCACCGCCGTGCAGGTTAACCTTCTCGTTCATCTTGTCGAGCACTTTCAAATCTTTCAGCACTGGCAGGGCCTGTGCGGCGAAAGCTTCGTTGAGCTCGAAGAAGTCGATGTCGTTGATGGTCAGGCCTGCGCGCTTCAAGGCTTTTTGTGTGGCCGGTACTGGACCATAGCCCATGATTGCCGGGTCCACACCCGCCACTGCCATCGAACGGATCACGGCCAGCGGCTGGATGCCCAAGTCCTGGGCACGCTGCGCCGACATCACGATCATGCACGAGGCACCGTCGGTGATTTGCGACGACGTACCGGCGGTCACGGTGCCGCCCTTTGGGTTGAAGGCCGGCTTGAGGGCCGCCAGGCTTTCCAGGGTGGTGTCCGGACGAATGGTTTCGTCGTAATCGAACAGTTTCAGGAAACCGTTCTCGTCGTAGCCGTTCATCGGGATGATTTCATCCTTGAACTTGCCTTCCACGGTCGCCTTGTGGGCGAGCTGGTGGGAACGCACGCCGAACGCGTCCTGGGCCTCACGGGTGATGCCGTGCATCTTGCCGAGCATTTCTGCGGTCAGGCCCATCATGCCCGAGGCTTTCGCCGCGTACAGCGACATGTGCGGGTTAGGATCGACACCGTGCATCATGCTGACGTGGCCCATGTGTTCCACGCCACCGACCACGAATACATCGCCGTTGCCGGTCATGATCGCCTGGGCAGCGGTGTGCAGTGCACTCATCGATGAGCCACATAGGCGGCTGACAGTCTGGCCAGCTGCGGTGTGCGGGATCTGGGTCATCAAGGAAGCCATGCGCGCGATGTTCCAGCCCTGCTCCAGGGTCTGGTTGACGCAGCCCCAGATCACGTCTTCGACTTCGTTGGGATCAACCTTGACGTTGCGTTCCAGCAGCTTGCTGATCAGGTGTGCCGACATGTCTTCGGCACGGGTGTTGCGGTGCATGCCGCCCTTGGAGCGGCCCATCGGAGTACGACCGAAGTCGACAATCACGACGTCTCTTGGATTCAAGCTCATAAATATTCTCGCTCTAGTCGTCTGGGCACTTAACCGAAGAAGCTCTGGCCGTTCTTGGCCATTTCACGCAGCTTCGCGGTCGGGTGGTACAGCGGGCCCAAATCAGCGTATTTGTCAGCCAGGGCAACGAACTCAGCCACACCGATCGAATCGATGTAACGCAGCGCACCACCACGGAATGGAGGGAAACCGATACCGTACACCAGGCCCATATCGGCTTCGGCGGCGGTCTCGACAATGCCGTCTTCCAGGCAACGCACGGTTTCCAGGCACAGGGCGATCATCATCCAGTTGATGATGTCCTCGTCGGACACCTCACGCTGTTCGTAGATGACCGGCGCCAGCACTTCATGCACCGACGGGTCGGCCACTTTCTTCTGCTTGCCCTTCTTGTCGGCCTCGTAAGCGTAGAAACCCTTGCCGTTCTTCTGGCCCAGGCGCTTGGCCTCGTACAGCGCATCGATCGCCGAGCGACGGTCGTCTTTCATGCGGTCCGGGAAGCCTTCAGCCATCACGTCGCGACCGTGGTGGCCGGTGTCGATGCCGACCACGTCCATCAGGTACGCCGGGCCCATGGGCCAGCCGAATTTTTCCATGACCTTGTCGATGCGCACGAAGTCCACACCGGCGCTGACCAGCTTGGCGAAACCGCCGAAGTACGGGAACAGTACGCGGTTGACCAGGAAGCCCGGGCAGTCATTGACCACGATCGGGTTCTTGCCCATTTTCTTGGCGTAGGCAACGGTGGTGGCAATTGCCTCCTCGCTGGACTTCTCGCCACGGATCACTTCCACCAGGGGCATCATGTGCACCGGGTTGAAGAAGTGCATGCCGACGAAGTTTTCCGGGCGCTTGAGGGCCTTGGCCAACAGCGAGATGGAAATGGTCGAGGTGTTGGACGCCAGGATGGTGTCGTCCTTGACCTGGGCTTCAACTTCAGCCAATACCGCCTGCTTGACCTTCGGGTTCTCGACGACCGCTTCGACCACCAGGTCGACGTGGCCAAAATCGCCGTAGGACAACGTAGGACGAATGCCGTTAAGCACCTCGGCCATCTTCGCCGCGGTCATGCGACCTTTATCAACACGGCCAACCAGCAGCTTGGCGGCTTCGGCCAGGCCCTGCTCGATACCGTGCTCATTGATGTCTTTCATCAGGATCGGCGTGCCTTTGGACGCCGACTGATAGGCGATGCCGCCACCCATGATACCGGCACCGAGTACGGCGGCCTGCTTCAAGTCCTTGGCGATTTCGTCGTAGGCCTTGGCCTTTTTCTTCAGCTCCTGATCGTTCAGGAACAGGCCGATCAGGCTCTGGGCCGCCGAGGTCTTCGCCAGTTTGACGAAGCCGGCCGCTTCCACTTCCAGGGCCTTGTCGCGACCGAAGTTCGCAGCCTTCTGGATGGTCTTGATCGCTTCAACCGGCGCCGGGTAGTTCGGGCCGGCCTGGCCAGCCACGAAACCCTTGGCGGTTTCGAACGACATCATTTGTTCGATGGCGTTGAGCTTGAGTTTTTCCAGCTTTGGCTGACGCTTGGCCTTGTAGTCAAATTCGCCGCTGATAGCGCCCTTGATCAGGTTCAGCGCAGCTTCGGCCAGTTTGTCCGGGGCAACTACAGCGTCGACAGCACCGACTTTCAGTGCGTCTTCGGCCTTGTTTTCCTTACCGGCTGCGATCCACTCGATAGCATTGTCGGCACCGATCAGGCGCGGCAGGCGCACGGTACCGCCAAAGCCTGGGTAGATGCCCAGCTTGACTTCCGGCAGGCCGATCTTGGCGGTGGCGGACATGACGCGGAAATCCGCCGCCAGGCACATTTCAAGGCCCCCGCCCAGCGCGATGCCATTGATCGCGGCAACGGTCGGCACGTTGAGGTCTTCGAAATCGCTGAAGATCTTGTTGGCTTCGAGGTTGCCAGCCACCAGCTCGGCATCGGGCAGCTTGAAGTTGTCGACGAATTCGGTGATGTCAGCGCCGACGATAAACACGTCCTTGCCGCTGGAAACGATCACGCCCTTGACCGAAGCATCTGCTTTGATGGTGTCTACGGCCTGACGCAGTTCGTTCAGGGTTAGACGGTTGAACTTGTTGACGGACTCACCCTTGAGGTCGAATTTCAGTTCGACGATGCCACTTTCAAGAGCCTTAACCGTGATGGCTTTACCTTCGTAAATCATCAACTGATCTCCACGATATGGAAGCTGAACAGTACACACTGGACGCTGGTTTCTGGTTTGACATTGACAGTTGCATCAATGCTCACGCCAATCAGCCAGGCACACCCGCCAGTGCGATAGTCGGGATTCTGTACGAGTCGTCTGACAGGCAAACGCTCAATTCATACGCCCGTTTGATTTGGGTACGCCACCTTCATCCAATTCCGAGCAATTGTCAATCGCTCCAAAGGCTAGGAAAAACGCGACTTTCCAGTCATTTCAGAACCCGGACCAAGGGGGGGCAACCCGTCAATATTTAAATATTCACAGGATCAATAATAGGAAAGATGTGGGAAACGGCTGTACAGAAAGGGATATACGGCTAGGCTAGCGGCAACTTGCAGATTTACCGGCCTGCCTGGCCACCTCCAGCCCGGTGATGATGTCGGGCTTTTTATTGCCTGACATTCAGGATTTTCTGTAGGGACTCAGGCCAAAGCCTTGAGCAACGCATCAATATCCTTCAAGACACTCGTTTCGCCCTTCTCGCCCCAGTACAAAGCAATCATCTGCTTGTCGGCTTCGACCTTGTAAACGTTCGCCGGCAGCGTTGCAAAATGCGGCAACAACTTTTCATCCACACACACTTCACGCCATTGATTGACCCACACCCCCGGCTCCAGCTGCCAGTAACTCCAGAGGGCCGGGGTGCTGCCGCGACGTGGCCGACAGTATTGCGCACAGGGGCTCGGCGGCTCCTGCTTGAGCCAGTG from Pseudomonas synxantha harbors:
- the fadA gene encoding acetyl-CoA C-acyltransferase FadA, with translation MSLNPRDVVIVDFGRTPMGRSKGGMHRNTRAEDMSAHLISKLLERNVKVDPNEVEDVIWGCVNQTLEQGWNIARMASLMTQIPHTAAGQTVSRLCGSSMSALHTAAQAIMTGNGDVFVVGGVEHMGHVSMMHGVDPNPHMSLYAAKASGMMGLTAEMLGKMHGITREAQDAFGVRSHQLAHKATVEGKFKDEIIPMNGYDENGFLKLFDYDETIRPDTTLESLAALKPAFNPKGGTVTAGTSSQITDGASCMIVMSAQRAQDLGIQPLAVIRSMAVAGVDPAIMGYGPVPATQKALKRAGLTINDIDFFELNEAFAAQALPVLKDLKVLDKMNEKVNLHGGAIALGHPFGCSGARISGTLLNVMKQNGGNLGVATMCIGLGQGISTVFERV
- a CDS encoding DUF1653 domain-containing protein, producing the protein MKVEPGLYQHYKGPQYRVFSVARHSETEEEVVFYQALYGEYGFWVRPLSMFLETVEVDGEQVPRFALVQAEPSLFKGQ
- the fadB gene encoding fatty acid oxidation complex subunit alpha FadB — translated: MIYEGKAITVKALESGIVELKFDLKGESVNKFNRLTLNELRQAVDTIKADASVKGVIVSSGKDVFIVGADITEFVDNFKLPDAELVAGNLEANKIFSDFEDLNVPTVAAINGIALGGGLEMCLAADFRVMSATAKIGLPEVKLGIYPGFGGTVRLPRLIGADNAIEWIAAGKENKAEDALKVGAVDAVVAPDKLAEAALNLIKGAISGEFDYKAKRQPKLEKLKLNAIEQMMSFETAKGFVAGQAGPNYPAPVEAIKTIQKAANFGRDKALEVEAAGFVKLAKTSAAQSLIGLFLNDQELKKKAKAYDEIAKDLKQAAVLGAGIMGGGIAYQSASKGTPILMKDINEHGIEQGLAEAAKLLVGRVDKGRMTAAKMAEVLNGIRPTLSYGDFGHVDLVVEAVVENPKVKQAVLAEVEAQVKDDTILASNTSTISISLLAKALKRPENFVGMHFFNPVHMMPLVEVIRGEKSSEEAIATTVAYAKKMGKNPIVVNDCPGFLVNRVLFPYFGGFAKLVSAGVDFVRIDKVMEKFGWPMGPAYLMDVVGIDTGHHGRDVMAEGFPDRMKDDRRSAIDALYEAKRLGQKNGKGFYAYEADKKGKQKKVADPSVHEVLAPVIYEQREVSDEDIINWMMIALCLETVRCLEDGIVETAAEADMGLVYGIGFPPFRGGALRYIDSIGVAEFVALADKYADLGPLYHPTAKLREMAKNGQSFFG